A genome region from Anaerolineae bacterium includes the following:
- a CDS encoding SMC family ATPase codes for MILAVHLENIKSYERGEIEFAPGTNAICGPNGAGKSTLIEAIGFALFGSQRVKQEQLIRNDCAHGRIEVRFISSLDELPYTVIRELRREGASTARMHGDAHGLTVAVGVRDVQAELLQHLGIKAGVRPSSLFEGVVGVPQGQLTSDFLLSPGPRKARFEELLALQEFEVAFQRLSRPLAWGRDRVSVTRGKLEALSERIRDSRGARDEFVSVQERLGDARRQLSLLELELADVRRARESLDQQEQAAREAHERLVAARAAYQLAVQRRDEADRRRREAQEAAELAEQARAGHDQYIELEAQVRLLEQQRAQRDRLREELSAVEKTVARLEAEHRALTDRLERVARAETAAEALRPAAARQTQLESQLTDIRLRLAMREEVAIRLAGVEQKLADIARQIEALADRQQALSATPEQLQAAQARLQELNSQFAAVSAEASLLAAKVETQRRAAEAVRRGETKACPACLRPFDRHDAAGFLEQLETQLQQEDKTLAQLHREVDRLRQERRAQQQTVETAQKQTDQLRRAEAELRAKREEQVRTRQESEELAARLALLSELDLEATRIAEDLKSLGDPRARLTSAETLVAEKEELQQAYSRVQAEAAAAMEAATRLGAQLASHGSLDECLSAAAAARDGHREAFDTYRRVSTLAEELPARLRQYQSQVEALRRAQDDLECAQATSERLGQAYDRQAHQEARAREHQLEVELAQSTSLVAELERRLAEADRRVRELEKLEEQRDSLQRQVDRDSKGVETLSFLRETIRRTGPEIARLVLARVSQSASATYAELMGDYASVLAWDDEYGISVRRAAETREFAQLSGGEQMAAALAVRLALLREISDVRIAFFDEPTVNLDEERRHSLAEQIRSIRDLDQLFIISHDDSLESVTENVIRVRKENGLSRLERG; via the coding sequence GCGGCGGGAGGGCGCCTCCACCGCGCGCATGCATGGCGATGCCCACGGCCTGACCGTTGCCGTGGGGGTGAGGGACGTGCAGGCCGAGCTGCTCCAGCACCTGGGGATCAAGGCCGGCGTGCGACCTTCGTCCCTGTTCGAAGGGGTGGTAGGAGTCCCTCAGGGGCAGCTGACCAGCGACTTCCTACTCTCACCCGGCCCGCGGAAGGCTCGCTTCGAGGAGTTGCTGGCCCTGCAGGAGTTCGAGGTGGCCTTTCAGCGCCTGTCCCGCCCCCTAGCCTGGGGCCGGGATCGGGTCTCTGTTACCCGCGGTAAGCTGGAAGCCCTCTCGGAGCGGATCCGGGATTCTCGAGGCGCGCGCGATGAGTTCGTGTCCGTTCAGGAGAGACTGGGAGACGCACGGCGGCAACTCTCCTTGCTGGAGCTGGAGTTGGCTGACGTGCGGAGGGCCCGTGAAAGCCTGGATCAGCAGGAGCAAGCGGCAAGGGAAGCCCACGAGCGTCTGGTTGCGGCCAGAGCCGCCTACCAGCTGGCCGTCCAGAGACGCGACGAGGCAGATCGGCGACGTCGGGAGGCCCAGGAAGCAGCCGAACTGGCTGAACAGGCCCGCGCCGGCCACGACCAGTACATAGAGCTCGAGGCCCAGGTGCGCCTTCTGGAGCAGCAGCGCGCCCAGCGCGACCGCCTCCGGGAGGAGTTGAGTGCTGTTGAGAAGACGGTGGCTCGCTTGGAAGCCGAACACCGGGCTCTCACCGACAGGCTAGAGCGCGTGGCCCGAGCGGAGACCGCCGCCGAGGCCCTTCGTCCAGCCGCAGCCCGGCAGACTCAGCTAGAGTCGCAACTGACGGACATCCGGCTGCGCCTGGCGATGCGAGAGGAGGTAGCCATCCGGTTGGCCGGGGTGGAGCAGAAGCTGGCCGACATCGCCCGACAGATCGAGGCTCTGGCTGATCGTCAGCAGGCGCTCTCGGCCACACCGGAACAGCTCCAGGCCGCTCAGGCTAGGCTGCAAGAGCTGAACTCGCAATTCGCCGCGGTGTCAGCGGAGGCCAGTCTCCTCGCAGCCAAGGTGGAGACGCAGCGCCGGGCAGCCGAGGCCGTTCGGCGTGGGGAGACGAAAGCCTGCCCCGCCTGTCTCCGCCCTTTCGACCGGCACGATGCGGCCGGCTTCCTTGAGCAGCTGGAGACCCAGCTGCAACAGGAGGACAAGACTCTGGCCCAGCTTCACAGGGAGGTTGATCGCCTGCGGCAGGAACGGCGCGCTCAACAACAGACGGTGGAGACAGCCCAGAAGCAGACCGACCAGTTGCGGCGGGCGGAGGCCGAGCTTAGAGCCAAGAGAGAAGAGCAGGTCCGTACCAGGCAGGAATCCGAGGAGTTGGCCGCCAGACTGGCGCTGCTGTCCGAGCTGGACCTTGAGGCCACCCGCATAGCGGAGGATCTGAAATCGCTCGGCGACCCCCGAGCCCGTCTGACGTCCGCTGAGACGCTCGTGGCAGAGAAGGAAGAGCTGCAGCAGGCGTATTCCCGGGTCCAGGCTGAGGCCGCAGCGGCGATGGAGGCTGCCACCCGTCTTGGGGCCCAGTTGGCCAGCCACGGGAGCCTCGATGAGTGCCTGTCAGCGGCGGCCGCCGCCCGAGACGGCCACCGCGAAGCGTTCGACACCTACCGCCGTGTTTCCACTCTGGCCGAGGAGTTGCCGGCCCGGCTGCGCCAGTACCAGAGCCAGGTCGAGGCGTTGAGGCGCGCTCAGGACGATCTCGAATGCGCCCAGGCTACGTCCGAGAGGCTGGGCCAGGCGTATGACCGGCAGGCGCATCAGGAGGCGAGAGCGCGCGAGCACCAGCTGGAGGTGGAACTGGCTCAGTCCACTTCCCTGGTCGCCGAGCTCGAGCGCCGCCTGGCAGAGGCGGACCGTCGGGTACGGGAACTGGAGAAGCTGGAGGAGCAGCGGGACAGCCTGCAGCGCCAGGTCGACCGGGACAGCAAGGGCGTGGAGACCCTTTCCTTCCTGCGAGAGACCATCCGTCGGACCGGCCCCGAGATCGCGCGGCTGGTTCTGGCCCGGGTATCCCAGAGCGCCTCGGCGACCTACGCTGAGCTCATGGGGGACTATGCCTCCGTCCTGGCCTGGGATGACGAGTATGGCATCAGCGTGCGACGCGCCGCCGAGACGCGGGAATTCGCTCAGCTCTCGGGAGGGGAGCAGATGGCCGCTGCTCTGGCGGTCCGCCTGGCACTCCTTCGCGAAATATCGGACGTGAGGATCGCCTTCTTCGACGAGCCCACCGTCAATCTGGACGAGGAACGACGCCACAGCCTGGCGGAGCAGATACGCAGCATCCGCGATCTGGACCAGCTCTTCATCATTAGCCACGACGATTCCCTAGAGAGCGTGACCGAGAACGTCATCCGAGTGCGCAAGGAGAACGGACTCAGCCGTCTGGAGCGAGGCTAG